Proteins from a single region of Campylobacter sp. RM16704:
- a CDS encoding geranyl diphosphate synthase / farnesyl diphosphate synthase encodes MLEKFKQYLEQNFPKTQSFHPFFNEALKWMLQAGGKHFRAQLLLGIVNAKNPALFDKALDAALALEFIHTYSLIHDDLPAMDNASLRRGRQTLHKKYDETTAILVGDALNTQAFLLLSKLDLKESIRLKLIETLAFNAGINGMIIGQAIDCYFEDKPLNLEQVEFLHIHKTARLIAASLKMGCEICELGEKECEQIYEIGLLIGLIFQIKDDIIDATLDTKDAGKPTHNDTHKNSFVKLLGLEGAKKAKNDKITLCEEKMRNLDSKLTNELGILINKYLKG; translated from the coding sequence ATTTTAGAAAAATTTAAACAATATCTAGAGCAAAATTTTCCTAAAACACAAAGCTTTCATCCTTTTTTTAATGAAGCTTTAAAATGGATGTTGCAAGCAGGTGGAAAGCATTTTAGGGCACAACTTCTTTTAGGTATAGTTAATGCTAAAAATCCTGCTTTGTTTGATAAGGCTTTAGATGCAGCTTTAGCTTTAGAATTTATTCATACTTATTCTTTGATACACGATGATTTGCCTGCTATGGATAATGCATCTTTGCGTAGAGGTAGGCAAACTCTACATAAAAAATATGATGAAACAACTGCCATTTTAGTAGGAGATGCTTTAAATACACAAGCTTTTTTACTACTTTCAAAACTTGATTTAAAAGAGAGCATTAGATTAAAACTTATAGAAACTTTAGCTTTTAATGCTGGAATTAACGGAATGATTATAGGTCAGGCTATTGATTGCTATTTTGAAGATAAACCATTAAATTTAGAACAAGTTGAGTTTTTGCATATCCATAAAACTGCAAGATTGATTGCGGCTAGTTTAAAAATGGGTTGTGAAATTTGTGAGCTTGGCGAAAAAGAGTGCGAACAAATTTATGAAATAGGGCTTTTGATAGGATTGATTTTTCAAATTAAAGATGATATTATCGATGCGACTTTAGACACCAAAGATGCAGGTAAGCCAACTCATAATGATACACACAAAAACTCATTTGTAAAACTTTTAGGTTTAGAAGGTGCTAAAAAGGCAAAAAATGATAAAATCACTTTATGTGAAGAAAAAATGAGAAATTTAGACTCTAAGCTTACTAATGAACTTGGAATTTTGATTAATAAATATTTAAAAGGTTAA
- the tkt gene encoding transketolase, with amino-acid sequence MLQKQANTIRFLCADMIQKANSGHPGAPMGLADIISVLSNHLVHNPKDPTWLNRDRLVFSGGHASALVYSFLHLSGYDVSLDDLKNFRQLHSKTPGHPEISTPGVEIATGPLGQGIANAVGFAMAAKKASLLLGEDIINHRVYCLCGDGDLQEGISYEACSLAGLHKLNNLIIIYDSNNISIEGDVAIAFNENIKERFRAQGFEVLEIDGHNFEQIDLALKTAKESKKPCLIIAHTKIAKGALELEGSHHSHGAPLGEELIKRAKAALGFDPQETFEIPEDVKILFGVANELGDLEQAKWQDKVNKLEPSKQALLKELLEPDFTKIEFPDFKGKDLATRDSNGMILNAIAKALPGFLGGSADLGPSNKTELKDMGDFPNGKNIHYGIREHAMAAISNAFARYGLFMPFCATFFIFSEYLKPAARIAALMKIKHFFIFTHDSIGVGEDGPTHQPIEQLSTFRAMPNSLTFRPADGVENVKAWQIALKNDMPSVFVLSRQKLNALNEPVFGDVENGAYLLEENSNAQFTLLASGSEVMLCLKTARLLKGKGIVCNVVSMPCYELFIKQEKTYKERILQGKVVGVEAANSNELYRICDEFYGIESFGESGKDKDVFEHFGFSEEKLSSYVLSLYDEK; translated from the coding sequence ATGCTACAAAAACAAGCCAATACAATAAGGTTTTTATGTGCTGATATGATACAAAAAGCAAATTCAGGTCATCCAGGTGCACCTATGGGTTTGGCTGATATTATCAGTGTTTTAAGTAATCATTTGGTACATAACCCAAAAGATCCAACTTGGTTAAACCGCGATAGATTAGTTTTTTCAGGCGGTCATGCTAGTGCATTAGTTTATAGTTTTTTGCATTTGAGTGGATATGATGTGAGTTTAGATGATTTAAAAAATTTTCGCCAATTGCATTCTAAAACCCCAGGTCATCCTGAAATTTCTACCCCAGGTGTTGAGATAGCTACAGGACCTTTAGGACAAGGTATAGCAAATGCGGTAGGTTTTGCTATGGCAGCTAAAAAAGCAAGTTTGCTTTTGGGTGAAGATATTATTAATCATAGAGTGTATTGTTTATGTGGCGATGGAGATTTACAAGAGGGAATTTCTTATGAGGCTTGTTCTTTAGCAGGGCTTCATAAGCTTAATAATTTAATCATTATTTATGATAGTAATAATATTTCTATTGAAGGTGATGTGGCTATTGCATTTAATGAAAATATAAAAGAGCGTTTTAGAGCTCAAGGTTTTGAAGTGCTTGAGATAGATGGTCATAATTTTGAGCAAATTGATTTAGCACTTAAAACAGCAAAAGAAAGCAAAAAGCCGTGTTTGATTATTGCACATACTAAAATAGCCAAAGGAGCTTTAGAACTTGAAGGGAGTCATCACTCCCATGGTGCACCTTTAGGCGAAGAGCTTATAAAAAGAGCAAAAGCAGCTTTAGGTTTTGATCCACAAGAAACCTTTGAAATTCCAGAAGATGTAAAAATTCTTTTTGGCGTTGCTAATGAACTTGGAGACTTGGAGCAAGCTAAATGGCAGGATAAAGTAAATAAACTTGAACCATCAAAACAAGCTTTATTAAAAGAACTTTTAGAGCCTGATTTTACTAAGATTGAATTTCCTGATTTTAAAGGAAAAGATTTAGCTACTAGGGATAGTAATGGTATGATTTTAAATGCTATAGCTAAAGCTTTGCCAGGATTTTTAGGTGGTAGTGCGGATTTAGGTCCATCAAACAAAACCGAGCTTAAAGATATGGGTGATTTTCCAAATGGAAAAAATATTCACTATGGTATAAGAGAGCATGCAATGGCTGCTATATCTAATGCTTTTGCAAGATATGGTTTGTTTATGCCTTTTTGTGCTACATTTTTTATATTTAGTGAGTATTTAAAACCTGCTGCAAGGATAGCAGCTTTGATGAAAATTAAACATTTTTTCATTTTTACACATGATAGTATAGGCGTAGGAGAAGATGGGCCAACACACCAACCTATAGAGCAATTAAGCACTTTTAGAGCAATGCCAAATTCATTAACATTTAGGCCTGCTGATGGTGTTGAAAATGTAAAAGCGTGGCAAATAGCTCTTAAAAATGATATGCCTAGTGTTTTTGTATTATCTCGTCAAAAACTGAATGCTTTAAATGAGCCTGTTTTTGGAGATGTTGAAAATGGAGCTTATTTATTAGAAGAAAATTCAAACGCACAATTTACACTTTTAGCAAGTGGTAGTGAAGTGATGTTGTGTTTAAAAACAGCTAGGCTTTTAAAAGGAAAAGGAATTGTTTGCAATGTAGTTTCTATGCCTTGTTATGAATTATTTATCAAACAAGAAAAAACATATAAAGAAAGAATTTTACAAGGCAAAGTTGTAGGTGTAGAAGCTGCAAATTCAAATGAACTTTATAGAATTTGTGATGAGTTTTATGGTATAGAAAGTTTTGGTGAGAGTGGTAAAGATAAAGATGTATTTGAGCATTTTGGATTTAGTGAGGAAAAATTAAGCTCGTATGTTTTAAGTTTATATGATGAAAAATAA
- a CDS encoding ABC transporter permease, producing the protein MIKDIKNQECIFNIFGIWDKTSVVNVKKLDLPQQKSIIFDFTNLDFIDSAGVQYFLALENNLKQKGCEVNKINLQSQYLTLFELCQKHYKAYDETQKHKSSLKDFFENLGRKVVNSFEILVQFLNFIGLILYTCFKTLINLKKLRFKAFLYHVESSAINALPIIMLTSLLVGVVLAYQAAYQLSQFGANIYIVDLMGIAATRELAPLIAAIVIAGRSASSYTAQIGVMKLTDEIDAMKTMGFKESEFIILPRVLALTFAMPLVVIVADILSVIGGVVVAWVSLEISVSEFMSRFKEAVELKHIIIGLVKAPIFGFLIASIACFRGFFVQKTTESIGIYTTKSVVNAIFWVIAFDAIFSVFLTKAGF; encoded by the coding sequence ATTATCAAAGATATTAAAAATCAAGAATGCATTTTTAATATCTTTGGAATTTGGGACAAAACAAGTGTAGTAAATGTAAAAAAACTAGATTTACCACAACAAAAAAGTATTATTTTTGATTTTACTAATTTAGATTTTATAGATAGTGCTGGGGTGCAGTATTTTTTAGCTTTGGAAAATAACTTAAAACAAAAGGGTTGTGAAGTCAATAAAATAAATCTTCAAAGCCAATATTTAACTTTATTTGAACTTTGTCAAAAACACTATAAAGCATATGATGAAACTCAAAAACATAAAAGCAGTCTAAAAGATTTTTTTGAAAATTTAGGAAGAAAAGTCGTAAATTCTTTTGAAATTTTAGTTCAGTTTTTAAATTTTATAGGTTTGATTCTTTATACTTGTTTTAAAACATTGATAAATTTAAAAAAATTACGCTTTAAAGCTTTTTTATATCATGTAGAAAGTAGTGCTATTAACGCTTTACCAATTATTATGCTAACTTCTTTATTGGTAGGTGTAGTTTTGGCTTATCAAGCTGCTTATCAACTTTCTCAATTTGGTGCTAATATATATATTGTTGATTTAATGGGGATTGCTGCTACAAGGGAGTTGGCACCTTTAATAGCTGCTATTGTTATTGCAGGAAGAAGTGCAAGTTCATACACAGCTCAAATTGGAGTGATGAAGCTTACTGATGAAATAGATGCAATGAAAACCATGGGATTTAAAGAAAGTGAATTTATTATATTACCTAGGGTTTTAGCTTTAACTTTTGCTATGCCTTTGGTTGTTATAGTTGCAGATATTTTAAGTGTAATTGGTGGAGTTGTGGTTGCTTGGGTAAGTTTGGAAATTAGCGTGAGTGAATTTATGAGTCGTTTTAAAGAGGCCGTAGAATTAAAGCATATCATTATAGGTCTTGTAAAAGCTCCGATATTTGGATTTTTGATTGCTTCTATTGCTTGTTTTAGAGGATTTTTCGTGCAAAAAACAACAGAAAGCATAGGTATTTATACGACAAAAAGCGTGGTAAATGCTATATTTTGGGTAATAGCTTTTGATGCTATTTTTTCTGTGTTTTTAACAAAGGCTGGATTTTGA